In Agromyces sp. G08B096, a genomic segment contains:
- a CDS encoding DUF4326 domain-containing protein produces MPERIQLSRRKGWRKPENTVVVARPSKWGNPFKITHEHCDEAEVGGMCWVVRRADRRPAFAHESTVREARAVAVEEFRTYLRAGLLSFTVEGVRAELAGKNLACWCPLDQPCHADVLLEIANESGT; encoded by the coding sequence ATGCCCGAGCGTATCCAGTTGTCGCGTCGGAAGGGGTGGCGGAAGCCGGAGAACACGGTCGTCGTCGCCCGCCCGTCGAAGTGGGGCAATCCGTTCAAGATCACGCACGAGCACTGCGACGAGGCGGAGGTCGGCGGCATGTGCTGGGTCGTCCGGCGCGCGGATCGCCGCCCCGCGTTCGCCCATGAGTCGACCGTGCGTGAGGCCCGAGCCGTGGCCGTCGAGGAGTTCCGCACCTACCTGCGTGCAGGGCTGCTCTCGTTCACGGTCGAAGGGGTACGCGCCGAGCTCGCGGGGAAGAACCTCGCCTGCTGGTGCCCACTGGATCAGCCGTGCCATGCCGACGTGCTGCTCGAGATCGCGAACGAGTCGGGCACATGA